From the genome of Salmonella enterica subsp. houtenae serovar Houten:
GGCATGGCGTTACCCATAATGAGCCCCTGCCCGACGCAGCCCAGCATTTCCCGATCGTTCATCGCATCGCCAAACGCCATGCAATCTGCCAGTGAAAGCCCCAAATGGTTGCTCAATACCGCCAGCGCCGATCCTTTATTGCACCCCAGCGGTAGCACTTCCAGGCAGTCGACGGCAGAGAAACAGAGGTGCGCTCGTTCTTTCAGCGCCTCATTGAGCTGAATGCGCAAGCGGATCAGATCATCATGATCGCCGCAAAAACAGATCTTCGTCACCTGATGGGCCGGAATGCTTTTTACATCGATAACCTGATAACGAAAGCCGCTGTAGACATGCGCCTGGAGTAGCGCGGGGATCGCCTGGCCTGTAAACCAGCCGTTGTCATTAAATACATGCATACTGGCTCGGGTATCCCAGGCATGGTGCATCACCGTATCGGCAACCTGAG
Proteins encoded in this window:
- the cof_1 gene encoding HMP-PP phosphatase is translated as MARLAAFDMDGTLLMPDHHLGRETIATLSRLRERDITLTFATGRHVLEMRHILGTLSLDAYLITGNGTRIHSLEGDVLHRQDLDPQVADTVMHHAWDTRASMHVFNDNGWFTGQAIPALLQAHVYSGFRYQVIDVKSIPAHQVTKICFCGDHDDLIRLRIQLNEALKERAHLCFSAVDCLEVLPLGCNKGSALAVLSNHLGLSLADCMAFGDAMNDREMLGCVGQGLIMGNAMPQLIAALPHLSVIGHCGNQAVSHFLTHWLDNPHLPYSPE